The genomic window GTGCCCGCGTCGTCATCGTCGTCATCGTCGTCCCCCGGGCTCGGAACCGGCGTGGACGGCGCCGGTCCGACCTCTGCCGTGCCCGTGCCCGAGATCGCCTCCAGGTCCTTGGAGACGGCCACGACGCGCCCCTCCGCGTCGGTCACCTGGACGGGATGGGTCTCCTCGTCGCCCGGTTCCAGCTCCGTGTACGCCGCCCCCAGGGCGAGCTGCCCGGCCACCTCGCGCGCCGCCACCTCCGCCTCGAGGCCGGCCCGGTCCGTCAGGTTGGCGCGCAGCACCAGCAGGACGGCCAGCCCGGCGCCGATCAGGGCGACGGCGACGACGAGGGTGGCGCCCAGCGCCGCCCTCGCCCGTACGGACCTCACCGCGCCTCCAGCCGGTAACCCGCGCCCCGGACCGTGCGGATCGACGCGGCGCCCAGTTTCCGGCGCAGGGTGCTGATGTAGACCTCGACGATGTTCGGGTCGCCGTCGTAGGCGAAGTCCCAGACGTGCTCCAGGATGTCCGCCTTGCTGACCACCTCGCCGGCCCGCAGCACGAGCTGCTCCAGGACGGCGAACTCCTTCGCGGTGAGGCCGACTTCCTCCCCGTCCATGTGAACCCGCCGGGCGGCTGTGTCCATCCGCAGCGCGCCGGCGCTCAGCACGGGGGAGGCGGAACCGCCGCGACGGCGCAGCAGCGCCCGGACCCGGGCGACGAGCACGACGTACGAGAACGGCTTGGTCAGGTAGTCGTCGGCGCCCGTGTCCAGGCCCTCCGCCTCGTCGTACTCCCCGTCCTTCGCGGTCAGCATCAGGATCGGCATCTCGTGCCCGGCGGCCCGCAGGGCGGCACAGATCCGGTAGCCGTTCATCCCGGGCAGCATGATGTCGAGCACGACGAGGTCGTGGACGCCCTCACCGGCCCGGTGCAGTCCCTCCAGGCCGTCGTGCACGACATCGACGGCGAACCCCTCGGCCGTCAGCCCGCGCGCCAGTGACGTCGCCAGGCGCTTCTCGTCCTCCACGATCAACAGACGCATGAGGACAGCTTCCCAAACCGGACCTGAAGACACCTTCAGGTGACTTCAGGCTGGGTTCAGCATCGCGGCGCCAGTGTGGTCCCCGTCGTACCGCACAACACATCCCATCGGGGAGGAACCCGCCATGAAGCGCAACATCACCGTCGCCGCTCTCACCGCCGCCGTGCTCGTGGGCGGCGGGCTCGTCACGACCGCCGCATTCGCCGACTCCGACGGCGGCACGAAGGACGGACGGACGGCCGGGAACACCGGCGGCGGCACCGCCGGCCGGATGATCACCCTCGACGAGGCGGTGGGCACCGCCCTGAAGGCCGTCCCCGGCACGGTCACCGAGGCCGAACTGGACGACGATGACGACGACGGGGCCCGCACCGTCTGGGAGCTGGACGTGTACGGCTCCGACAAGGCATGGCACGACGTGACGGTGGACGCGCGCAGCGGCAAGGTGCTGTCGGAGCGCGCCGACGACGACAACGACGACCGTGACCGTCACGCACCCCGCCCGTCGGCCGTCGACCTCGACGCGGCCGTGACGGCGGCGCTCGGCGACCGGCCGGGCACGGTGACGTCCGTGGACCTGGACGACGACGGGGACGACGGCGGGAAGGCCGCGCCGCACTGGGACGTCGACGTCACGGGCAAGGACGGCAAGCAGCACGAACTGCGCGTCGACGCGAAGAGCGGCAAGGCCACGGCGGACCGTGCCGATGACGACGACAGCGACGACAGCGACGACTGAGGGCCGTCGGCCGTCCGGGAGAAGGGCTCCCCCGGGCGGCCCGCACACCGCCCGGGGGCGCTCAGTTCCCGCTGGTGAGTCCCGCGACCAGCTCGTCCGCCGCGGCGTACGGATCGAGGTCCCCCGCCACGATCCGCTCGGCGAGCGCGTCCAGCCGGCGGTCGCCGTGCAGATCGGCGATCCGTTCGCGGAGCGCGGTGACGGCGATCGTCTCGACCTCGCGGGCCGCGCGCGCCTTGCGCCGCTCGGCGAGAACCCCGTGCTCCTCCATCCACGCCCGGTGCTTCTCCAGCGCCTCGACGACCTCGTCGATGCCCTCGCCCCGGGCCGCGACCGTCTTCACGATCGGCGGCCGCCAGTCGCCGGGGCCCCGGGACTCCCCCAGGCCCAGCATGTGGTTGAGCTCCCGGGCGGTGGCGTCGGCGCCGTCCCGGTCGGCCTTGTTGACGACGTAGAGGTCGCCGATCTCCAGGATCCCGGCCTTCGCCGCCTGGATGCCGTCGCCCATGCCGGGTGCGAGGAGGACGACGGAGGTGTCGGCCTGGGAGGCGATCTCCACCTCGGACTGGCCGACCCCGACCGTCTCCACGAGGATCACGTCGCAGCCGGCCGCGTCCAGCACCCGGATCGCCTGCGGGGCCGACCAGGCGAGCCCGCCCAGATGGCCGCGGGTGGCCATCGAGCGGATGTAGACGCCCGGGTCGGAGGCGTGCTCCGACATCCGGACCCGGTCACCGAGGAGCGCGCCCCCGGAGAAGGGCGACGACGGGTCGACGGCGAGGACCCCGACCCGCTTGCCCGCCTTCCGGTAGGCGGAGACCAGCGCCGAGGTCGAGGTGGACTTCCCGACCCCCGGCGACCCGGTCAGGCCGACGACGTACGCCCGGCCGGCGAGCGGCGCCAGGGCGGCCATCACCTCGCGCAGGTGCTCGGAGGCACCCTCCACCAGGGAGATGAGCCGGGCCACCGCGCGCGGCCTGCCCTCCCGTGCCTGCTCGACCAGGGTGGGGACGTCCACCTTCACACTCGGCCTCCTCGCTCGTTCGTACGGTGTACTACTTGCCCGGTACGCGGATGATCAACGCGTCACCCTGACCGCCGCCGCCGCACAGTGCCGCCGCGCCGGTGCCTCCGCCCCGCCGCTTCAGCTCGAGCGCCAGGTGCAGCACCACACGGGCGCCGGACATGCCGATCGGGTGGCCGAGCGCGATCGCGCCGCCGTTCACGTTGACCTTGTCGGAGCTGACGCCGAGGTCCTTCATCGACTGGACCGCGACGGCCGCGAAGGCCTCGTTGATCTCGATGAGGTCGAGGTCCTCGACGCCGATGCCCTCCTTCTTCAGGGCGTGCCGGATGGCGTTGGACGGCTGCGACTGGAGGGAGTTGTCCGGCCCCGCCACGTTGCCGTGGGCACCGATCTCGGCGATCCAGTCCAGGCCCAGCTCCTCGGCCCTGGCCTTGCTCATGACGACGACGGCGGCGGCGCCGTCGGAGATCTGCGAGGACGTGCCCGCCGTGATCGTGCCGTCCTTGGTGAAGGCCGGGCGCAGCTTGCCGAGCGATTCGACGGTCGTCTCGGGGCGGATGCCCTCGTCCTTGGAGAAGAGGACCGGGTCGCCCTTGCGCTGCGGGATCTCGACCGGGGTGATCTCGGCCTCGAACAGGCCGTTCTTCTGGGCGGCGGCCGCGCGCTGGTGCGACAGGGCACCGATCTCGTCCTGGGCCGCGCGGGTCAGGCCGAGGCGGGAGTTGTGCTTCTCGGTGGACTCGCCCATCGGGATGTTCTCGTGGGCGTCGGTCAGGCCGTCGTGGGCCATCGAGTCGAGCAGCTCGACCGCACCGTACTTGTAGCCCTCACGGGACTTCGGCAGCAGGTGCGGGGCGTTGGTCATGGACTCCTGGCCACCGGCCACCACGACGTCGAACTCGCCGGCGCGGATCAGCTGGTCCGCCAGGGCGATCGCGTCCAGCCCGGACAGGCACACCTTGTTGACGGTGAGCGCCGGGACGTTCATCGGGATCCCGGCCTTGATCGCCGCCTGGCGCGCGGGGATCTGCCCCGCCCCCGCCTGGAGGACCTGGCCCATGATCACATACTGGACCTGGTCGCCGCCGATCCCGGCCCGGTCCAGCGCGGCCTTGATGGCGACGCCGCCGAGGTCGGCCCCGGAGAAGCTCTTCAGCGAGCCGAGAAGGCGGCCCATGGGCGTACGCGCGCCCGCGACGATCACTGAGGTGGTACCGGTCGTTCCTGACATGAGGCGCAGCCCCTTGGATTGGTTGTGAACGAGGGTTTACCTGAATGTACTGAGCGGTACCGCGCCCGTCATCCGGCAGTGGGTGTGATCGCGCGCACGTTGCGTAACCATCCCCGGGGCGCTGCACTGGTTCCATGCTGACGCGAATCGACCACATCGGAATCGCCTGTTTCGACCTCGACAGGACGGTGGAGTTCTACCGCGCGACCTACGGCTTCGAGGTGTACCACTCCGAGGTCAACGAGGAGCAGGGCGTCAGGGAGGCCATGCTCAAGATCAACGACACCTCCGACGGCGGTGCCTCGTACCTCCAGCTGCTGGAACCGACCCGCGAGGACTCGGCCGTGGGCAAGTGGCTGGCAAAGAATGGGGAGGGTGTGCACCACATCGCCTTCGGTACCGCGGACGTGGACGCGGACGCCGCGGACATCCGCGGGAAGGGCGTCAGGGTGCTGTACGACGAGCCCAGGACGGGTTCCATGGGGTCCCGCATCACCTTCCTCCACCCCAAGGACTGCCACGGGGTGCTGACCGAACTGGTCACCTCGGCAACGGAGCACTGACCCGCCGGATACCCGGCCCGGTAGAGTGGGCGGTTCCGGGCCGGGGCCGGGTCGGGGCCGTGCCGCGTCCTCACCGTTGATCTGTCACCATTCCCCGGGGGACCGCTCGCCCGCGAGCGGTACTCGTATGGAGTTTGCGACCGGGGTTGGGGTCTTCCCTGCTCAGTGGGGCATCCCCTGCTCGAACGAAGTTGAGAGCTCGGGGAAGAAGTCGAGAGCTCGGGGAAGGATGGGACCGCGCAGTGCGGGGCTACGAAAGCCAGCAGAGCCACCGAGCTGACGACGACCATCTCTCGCGGTTCGAAGCCGAGATGGACCGGCTGAAGACCGACCGGGAGAAGGCCGTCCAGCACGCCGAGGACCTCGGCTACCAGGTCGAGGTCTTGCGCGCCAAGCTGCACGAGGCTCGGCGCAATCTCGCGACCCGTCCCGCACACGACGGCGCGGACATCGGCTACCAGGCCGAACAGATGCTCCGCAACGCCCAGATCCAGGCCGACCAGCTGCGCACCGACGCCGAGCGCGAGCTGCGCGAGGCCAGGGCGCAGACGCAGCGGATCCTCCAGGAGCACGCGGAGCACCAGGCGCGTCTGCAGGCCGAGTTGCACACCGAGGCGGTGCAGCGGCGCCAGCGGCTCGACCAGGAGCTCGCGGAGCGCCGTCAGACCGTCGAGTCCCACGTCAACGAGAACGTCGCCTGGGCCGAGCAGTTGCGGGCCAGGACCGAGTCGCAGGCCCGCCGCCTCCTGGACGAGTCGCGCGCCGAGGCCGAGCAGTCCCTGGCGGCCGCCCGCGCGGAGGCCGCGCGGCTGGCCGACGAGACCCGTCGGCGGGTCAACTCCGAAGCGGAGGCGGCCCGTACGGAGGCCGAGGGAACGCTGCTGCGGGCCCGCAGGGACGCCGAGCGCCTGCTCGACGCCGCGTCCACGCAGGCGCAGGAGGCAACCAGTCACGCGGAGCAGCTGCGCTCGACGGCGGCCGCGGAGTCGGATCAGACACGGCAGCAGACGGCCGAGCTCAACCGCGCCGCCGAGCAGCGCATGCAGGAGGCGGAGACCCGGCTGCGCGAGGCCAGGCTGGAGGCCGAGAAGGTCCTCGCCGAGGCCAAGGAGGCCGCCGTCAAGCGGCTGGCCGGCGCCGAGTCGCAGAACGAGCAGCGCACCCGTACGGCCAAGTCCGAGATCGCGCGGCTGGTCGGCGAGGCCACCAAGCAGGCCGAGACGCTCAAGGAAGAGGCCGAGCAGGCACTCACCGACGCCCGGGCGCAGGCCGAGCGGGTGGTCACCGAGGCCGCAGAGAAGGCGCGCACCCTCGCCGCCGAGGACGCCGCGGCCCAGCTCGCGAAGGCGGCCCGCAGCGCCGAGGAGGTCCTGACCAAGGCGTCCGAGGACGCCAGGTCGACGACGAGGTCCGCCGGTGAGGAGGCGGACCGCATCCGCCGCGAGGCCGAGGCGGAGGCGGACCGGCTGCGCGGCGAGGCCGCCGAGCAGGCCGACCAGCTCAAGGGCGCGGCCAAGGACGACACCAAGGAGTACCGGGCCAAGACGGTCGAGCTGCAGGAGGAGGCGCGCAGGCTGCGCGGCGAGGCCGAGCAGCTGCGTTCCGAAGCCGTCGCCGAGGGCGAGCGCATCCGCGGCGAAGCCCGACGGGAGGCCGTCCAGCAGCTCGAGGAGGGCGCCCGGACCGCCGAGGAACTGCTCACCAAGGCGAAGGCCGACGCCGAGGAGCGGCGCACCTCCGCGGGCACCGAGGCCGAGCGGGTCAGGACCGAGGCGGCCGAGCGCGCGGCCACGCTGCGCAAGCAGGCGGAGGAAGCCCTCGATCGTGCCCGCGCCGAGGCCGAGAAGGTGCGTGCCGAGGCCGAGGAACAGGCCACCGCGCTGACCGCCGCGGCGGAGACGGCGGCCGAGGCCCTGCGCGAGGAGACCGAACGCGGCGTCGAGGCCCGCAGGGCCGAGGCGGCCGACGAGCTGGCCCGGCTGCACACCGAGGCCGAGTCCCGGGTCGCCGCCGCCGAGGAAGCCCTCGGCGAGGCGCGTACCGAGGCGGAGCGCATCCGTCGCGAGACGAACGAGGAGTCCGAGCGGCTGCGCTCGGAGGCCGCCGAGCGGCTGCGCACGCTCCAGGAGCAGGCGACGACGGAGGCCGAGCGGCTGCGCATCGAGGCTGCGGCGGACGCCGCGCAGTCCCGTGCCGAGGGCGAGTCCGTGGCCGTACGGCTGCGCAGCGAGGCGGCTGCGGAGGCCGAGCGCCTGAAGACCGAGGCCCAGGAGACCGCCGACCGGGTGCGCTCCGAGGCCGCGGCCGCCGCCGAGCGGGTCGGCGCGGAGGCCGCCGAGGCTCTGGCCGCCGCCCAGGAGGAGTCCAACAGGCGCCGCCGCGAGGCCGAGGAGACGCTGGGTTCCGCCCGCGCCGAGGCGGAGCAGGAGCGCGAGCGCGCCCGCGAGCAGAGCGAGGAGCTCCTCGCCTCCGCCCGCAAGCGGGTCGAGGAGGCCCAGGCGGAGGCGCAACGGCTGGTCGCGGAGGCCGAGAGCCGGGCGTCGGAGCTCGTCTCCGCCGCCGAACAGACCGCCCAGCAGGTGCGGGACTCCGTCTCCGGGCTGCAGGAGCAGGCCGAGGAGGAGATCACCGGGCTGCGCTCGGCCGCCGAGCACTCGGCCGAGCGGACGAGGAACGAGGCCCAGGAGGAGGCGGACCGGGTCAGGGCCGACGCCTACGCCGAGCGAGAGCGGGCCGCCGAGGACGCCAACCGTGTGCGCCAGGTCGCGCACGAGGAGTCGGAGGCCGCGAAGTCCCTGGCCGAGCGGACCGTCTCCGAGGCGATCACCGAGTCGGAGAAGCTGCGCTCGGACACTTCGGAGTACAGCCAGCGGGTCCGCACCGAGGCATCGGACGCCCTCGCCTCGGCGGAGCAGGACGCCTCGCGTGCCCGTGCCGACGCCCGTGCGGACGCCAACCGGATCCGTTCGGAGGCAGCGGCGCAGGCCGACCGGCTCATGGCCGAGGCCACGAGCGAGAGTGAGCGGGTCCGTACCGAGGCCACCGAGGAGTCGGCCCGTTTCGTCGGCGAGGCGACCGACGAGGCGGAGCGGCTGCGGGCGGAGGCGGCGCAGACCGTCGCATCGGCCCAGGAGCACGCCGCCCGGACGCGCGAGGAGTCGGAGCGGCTGCGCGCCGAGACGGAGGCCGCGGCCGAGCAGGTGCGCGCGGACGCCCGCCAGGAGGCGGACCGGCTGCTCGACGAGGCGCGCGAGGCCGCGGCGAAGCGCCGTGCGGATGCCGCCGAACAGGCCGACCAGCTCATGGAGAAGGCGCAGGAGGAGGCGCTGCGGTCCGCCACCGAGGCCGAGGAGCAGGCCGACAGGATGGTCGGGGCGGCTCGCGACGAGGCCGTCAGGATCACCTCGGGTGCCACGGTCGAGGGGAACACCCTGGTCGAGCGGGCTCGTACGGACGCGGACGAGCTGCTCGTCGGCGCGCGCCGTGACGCCACCGCGACCCGTGAGCGCGCGGAGGAGCTCAGGGCCCGGATCGAGAGCGAGATCGAGGAACTGCACGAGCGCGCCAGGCGCGAGACCTCGGAGCAGATGAAGACGGCCGGCGAGCGTGTCGACAAGCTCATGAAGGCCGCGACCGAGCAGCGCGAAGAGGCCGAGGCGAAGGCCAAGGAGCTGCTGAACGACGCGAATTCGGAGGCGAGCAAGGTCCGCATCGCCGCCGTGAAGCGCGCCGAGTCGCTGCTGAAGGAGGCCGAGACGAAGAAGGCCGAGCTGACCCGCGCGGCGGAGAAGCTGCACGCCGACGCCGAGGCCGAGGCTCAGCGCATGGTCGACGAGGGCCGACGGGAGCTGGATCTGCTGGTCCGCAGACGGGAGGACATCAATACGGAGATCTCCCGTGTCCAGGACGTGCTCGAGGCGTTGGAATCTTTCGAGGCTCCGGGTGGGACGGGCAAGGCCGCAGGGGGTGGCGCCGGGGGCGTCAAGGCCGGTGCCTCGGTGGGCAACCGGTCGGGCGGCAAGGCATCGGACGGCTAGCCGTGGACGACTTTGCCGTGAACGTTCATCATTCGAGTGGCAAGCACTCCGGAGGTCAGCCACTCAAAAGGGGGTTCATTCTCCATACCAAAGCGGCATCTTCACGTTGACACGCCGCCCAGGCCCCTAGGATTCCCTCTAACACCTCACCGGTCTCATTCGACAGGAACCCCATGAGCGACCCTTCCTCCCCCTTCGGCTTCGAGCTCGTGCGACGTGGATACGACCGCGGTCAGGTGGACGACCGCATTACCAAACTCGTCGCCGACCGTGACAGCGCCCTCGCCCGAATCACCTCGCTGGAAAAGCGCATCGAGGAGCTCCACCTCGAGACGCAGAACGCCCAGGCCCAGGTCAACGACGCCGAGCCGTCGTACGCCGGCCTCGGTGCCCGTGTCGAGAAGATCCTCCGCCTCGCCGAGGAGGAGGCGAAGGACCTGCGTGAGGAGGCCCGCCGAGCGGCCGAGCAGCACCGCGAGCTCGCCGAGTCGGCCGCCCAGCAGGTGCGCAACGACGCGGAGACCTTCGCCGCCGAGCGCAAGTCGAAGGCCGAGGACGAGGGCGTCCGCATCGTCGAGAAGGCCAAGGGCGAGGCGGGCACGCTGCGCACCGAGGCGCAGAGGGACGCGCAGCAGAAGCGTGAGGAGGCCGACGCGCTCTTCGAGGAGACGCGCGCCAAGGCCGCCCAGGCCGCCGCGGACTTCGAGACGAACCTCGCCAAGCGCCGCGAGCAGTCGGAGCGCGACCTCGCGTCCCGTCAGGCGAAGGCCGAAAAGCGTCTCGCCGAGATCGAGCACCGCGCCGAGCAGCTTCGTCTGGAGGCCGAGAAGCTCCGCACGGACGCCGAGCGCCGGGCCCGCCAGACGGTGGAGACCGCGCAGCGCCAGGCCGAGGACATCGTGGCCGACGCCAACGCCAAGGCCGACCGGATCCGCAGCGAGTCGGAGCGCGAGCTGGCGGCGCTCACCAACCGCCGCGACTCGATCAACGCCCAGCTGACCAACGTCCGCGAGATGCTGGCGACGCTGACGGGTGCCGCGGTCGCCGCCGCGGGCTCCCCGGCGGAGGACGAGCCCGCCACCCGCGGGGTCCCGGCCCAGCAGAGCCGCTGACGTCCCACGCACCTCAGCTGTACCTCTTGCGCGCCCGGTTCCGCCTTTGTGGTGGCGCCGGGCGCGCGGCCGTTCTAGCGTGAACGCATGATCGAGCTGGACGGCCTCACCAAACGCTTCGGCAGCAAGGTTGCCGTTGACCATCTGTCATGCCGGGTCAAGCCGGGCATGGTGACGGGATTCCTCGGCCCGAACGGCGCCGGCAAGTCCACGACGATGCGGATGATGCTCGACCTCGACAACCCGACCAGCGGCACGGTACGCATCGACGGCAGGCACTACCGCGAGCTCCAGGAGCCGCTCAAGCACATCGGCGCGCTGCTGGACGCCAAGTCGATGCACGGCGGGCGCAGCGCGTACAACAACCTCCTGTGCCTCGCCCAGAGCAACCGTATCCCGACGAGCCGGGTCGCTCATGTGCTCGACACCGTCGGTCTGAGCGCGGTGGCGAAGAAGAAGTCCAAGGGCTTCTCGCTCGGTATGGGACAGCGGCTGGGAATCGCCGCGGCACTGCTCGGTGATCCCGAGATCCTGATGTTCGACGAACCCGTCAACGGCCTGGACCCGGAGGGTATTCACTGGATCAGGAACCTGATGAAGACCCTCGCGGCGGAAGGCCGGACGATCTTCGTCTCGTCGCACCTGATGAGTGAAATGGCCCTGACCGCAGACCACTTGATCGTCATCGGCCAGGGCAGGCTGCTCGCCGACACCTCGATGGCCGATTTCATCCGCGACAACTCCCGCAGCTTCGTGCGGATGCGCTCCCCCGAGCGGGAGCGGCTGCTCGACGTGCTGCACACGGAGGGCGTCGTCGTGGTCGAGTCCGGCAACGGCACGCTGGAGATCGACGGCGAGCCCCCCGAGCGGCTCGGTGAACTCGCGGCGCGGCACGGGATCGTGCTGCACGAGCTGAGTTCCCAGCAGGCTTCCCTGGAGGAGGCCTTCATGCAGATGACCGCCGGCTCCGTGGAGTACCACGCGCACTCCGACCGGGACGGCGTGCCGCCGGTGCCCGCGCCGGCGGGTCCGAACTGGGGCGAACAGTGGAACCAGCAGGCCGGCGACGGCACGAAGGGCGCGTGACGGCGATGGCATCGGTACCCGCGGTCCTGAACTCCGAATGGACCAAGATTCGGACGGTCTCCTCGACCACCTGGACGCTGATCTGCGCGTTCGCCGTCACCGTCGCGATCGGGGCGGCCCTCAGCGCCGTGCTGAACAGCCAGTTCGACGACCTCTCCGACGCCGAGCGCGCGACCTTCGACCCGACCTTCGTGGGCTTCTCCGGCCTGATCCTGGGCCAGTTGGCGATGGTCGTCTTCGGCGTCCTGGTGGTCGGCACGGAGTACAGCTCCGGCATGATCCGCACGTCGCTCGCGGCCGTGCCCCAGCGGGGCTCGTTCCTCTTCAGCAAGATCGCGGTGGCGGGTGTCCTCGCCACGCTGGTCGGCCTCGCCACGAGTTTCGTGACCTTCTTCTTCAGCCAGGCCCTGCTCGGCGACCACAGCACCGACATCGGCGCGCCGAACGTCCTGCGTGCCGTATTCGGCGGCGGTCTCTACATGGGCCTGATCGCGGTCTTCTCCATGG from Streptomyces sp. NBC_01341 includes these protein-coding regions:
- a CDS encoding response regulator transcription factor, whose translation is MRLLIVEDEKRLATSLARGLTAEGFAVDVVHDGLEGLHRAGEGVHDLVVLDIMLPGMNGYRICAALRAAGHEMPILMLTAKDGEYDEAEGLDTGADDYLTKPFSYVVLVARVRALLRRRGGSASPVLSAGALRMDTAARRVHMDGEEVGLTAKEFAVLEQLVLRAGEVVSKADILEHVWDFAYDGDPNIVEVYISTLRRKLGAASIRTVRGAGYRLEAR
- a CDS encoding PepSY domain-containing protein, encoding MKRNITVAALTAAVLVGGGLVTTAAFADSDGGTKDGRTAGNTGGGTAGRMITLDEAVGTALKAVPGTVTEAELDDDDDDGARTVWELDVYGSDKAWHDVTVDARSGKVLSERADDDNDDRDRHAPRPSAVDLDAAVTAALGDRPGTVTSVDLDDDGDDGGKAAPHWDVDVTGKDGKQHELRVDAKSGKATADRADDDDSDDSDD
- the meaB gene encoding methylmalonyl Co-A mutase-associated GTPase MeaB codes for the protein MKVDVPTLVEQAREGRPRAVARLISLVEGASEHLREVMAALAPLAGRAYVVGLTGSPGVGKSTSTSALVSAYRKAGKRVGVLAVDPSSPFSGGALLGDRVRMSEHASDPGVYIRSMATRGHLGGLAWSAPQAIRVLDAAGCDVILVETVGVGQSEVEIASQADTSVVLLAPGMGDGIQAAKAGILEIGDLYVVNKADRDGADATARELNHMLGLGESRGPGDWRPPIVKTVAARGEGIDEVVEALEKHRAWMEEHGVLAERRKARAAREVETIAVTALRERIADLHGDRRLDALAERIVAGDLDPYAAADELVAGLTSGN
- a CDS encoding acetyl-CoA C-acetyltransferase; translation: MSGTTGTTSVIVAGARTPMGRLLGSLKSFSGADLGGVAIKAALDRAGIGGDQVQYVIMGQVLQAGAGQIPARQAAIKAGIPMNVPALTVNKVCLSGLDAIALADQLIRAGEFDVVVAGGQESMTNAPHLLPKSREGYKYGAVELLDSMAHDGLTDAHENIPMGESTEKHNSRLGLTRAAQDEIGALSHQRAAAAQKNGLFEAEITPVEIPQRKGDPVLFSKDEGIRPETTVESLGKLRPAFTKDGTITAGTSSQISDGAAAVVVMSKARAEELGLDWIAEIGAHGNVAGPDNSLQSQPSNAIRHALKKEGIGVEDLDLIEINEAFAAVAVQSMKDLGVSSDKVNVNGGAIALGHPIGMSGARVVLHLALELKRRGGGTGAAALCGGGGQGDALIIRVPGK
- the mce gene encoding methylmalonyl-CoA epimerase, with the protein product MLTRIDHIGIACFDLDRTVEFYRATYGFEVYHSEVNEEQGVREAMLKINDTSDGGASYLQLLEPTREDSAVGKWLAKNGEGVHHIAFGTADVDADAADIRGKGVRVLYDEPRTGSMGSRITFLHPKDCHGVLTELVTSATEH
- the scy gene encoding polarized growth protein Scy, with amino-acid sequence MRGYESQQSHRADDDHLSRFEAEMDRLKTDREKAVQHAEDLGYQVEVLRAKLHEARRNLATRPAHDGADIGYQAEQMLRNAQIQADQLRTDAERELREARAQTQRILQEHAEHQARLQAELHTEAVQRRQRLDQELAERRQTVESHVNENVAWAEQLRARTESQARRLLDESRAEAEQSLAAARAEAARLADETRRRVNSEAEAARTEAEGTLLRARRDAERLLDAASTQAQEATSHAEQLRSTAAAESDQTRQQTAELNRAAEQRMQEAETRLREARLEAEKVLAEAKEAAVKRLAGAESQNEQRTRTAKSEIARLVGEATKQAETLKEEAEQALTDARAQAERVVTEAAEKARTLAAEDAAAQLAKAARSAEEVLTKASEDARSTTRSAGEEADRIRREAEAEADRLRGEAAEQADQLKGAAKDDTKEYRAKTVELQEEARRLRGEAEQLRSEAVAEGERIRGEARREAVQQLEEGARTAEELLTKAKADAEERRTSAGTEAERVRTEAAERAATLRKQAEEALDRARAEAEKVRAEAEEQATALTAAAETAAEALREETERGVEARRAEAADELARLHTEAESRVAAAEEALGEARTEAERIRRETNEESERLRSEAAERLRTLQEQATTEAERLRIEAAADAAQSRAEGESVAVRLRSEAAAEAERLKTEAQETADRVRSEAAAAAERVGAEAAEALAAAQEESNRRRREAEETLGSARAEAEQERERAREQSEELLASARKRVEEAQAEAQRLVAEAESRASELVSAAEQTAQQVRDSVSGLQEQAEEEITGLRSAAEHSAERTRNEAQEEADRVRADAYAERERAAEDANRVRQVAHEESEAAKSLAERTVSEAITESEKLRSDTSEYSQRVRTEASDALASAEQDASRARADARADANRIRSEAAAQADRLMAEATSESERVRTEATEESARFVGEATDEAERLRAEAAQTVASAQEHAARTREESERLRAETEAAAEQVRADARQEADRLLDEAREAAAKRRADAAEQADQLMEKAQEEALRSATEAEEQADRMVGAARDEAVRITSGATVEGNTLVERARTDADELLVGARRDATATRERAEELRARIESEIEELHERARRETSEQMKTAGERVDKLMKAATEQREEAEAKAKELLNDANSEASKVRIAAVKRAESLLKEAETKKAELTRAAEKLHADAEAEAQRMVDEGRRELDLLVRRREDINTEISRVQDVLEALESFEAPGGTGKAAGGGAGGVKAGASVGNRSGGKASDG
- a CDS encoding cellulose-binding protein → MSDPSSPFGFELVRRGYDRGQVDDRITKLVADRDSALARITSLEKRIEELHLETQNAQAQVNDAEPSYAGLGARVEKILRLAEEEAKDLREEARRAAEQHRELAESAAQQVRNDAETFAAERKSKAEDEGVRIVEKAKGEAGTLRTEAQRDAQQKREEADALFEETRAKAAQAAADFETNLAKRREQSERDLASRQAKAEKRLAEIEHRAEQLRLEAEKLRTDAERRARQTVETAQRQAEDIVADANAKADRIRSESERELAALTNRRDSINAQLTNVREMLATLTGAAVAAAGSPAEDEPATRGVPAQQSR
- a CDS encoding ATP-binding cassette domain-containing protein, whose translation is MIELDGLTKRFGSKVAVDHLSCRVKPGMVTGFLGPNGAGKSTTMRMMLDLDNPTSGTVRIDGRHYRELQEPLKHIGALLDAKSMHGGRSAYNNLLCLAQSNRIPTSRVAHVLDTVGLSAVAKKKSKGFSLGMGQRLGIAAALLGDPEILMFDEPVNGLDPEGIHWIRNLMKTLAAEGRTIFVSSHLMSEMALTADHLIVIGQGRLLADTSMADFIRDNSRSFVRMRSPERERLLDVLHTEGVVVVESGNGTLEIDGEPPERLGELAARHGIVLHELSSQQASLEEAFMQMTAGSVEYHAHSDRDGVPPVPAPAGPNWGEQWNQQAGDGTKGA
- a CDS encoding ABC transporter permease, whose product is MASVPAVLNSEWTKIRTVSSTTWTLICAFAVTVAIGAALSAVLNSQFDDLSDAERATFDPTFVGFSGLILGQLAMVVFGVLVVGTEYSSGMIRTSLAAVPQRGSFLFSKIAVAGVLATLVGLATSFVTFFFSQALLGDHSTDIGAPNVLRAVFGGGLYMGLIAVFSMGVATMLRSSMLSLGILMPFFFLVSQILSAVPGAKSVARYFPDQAGSEITQVVPDAMNSDPAPYGPWGGLGIMVLWVIAALVGGFLVLKKRDA